The region CGGATTCAAAGCTCGCGAAGACTCGGTGACGGTTCGAATGCAGTACGAAACTCGGACTGACGACGGGACGTACAGCGCGGAATTCACAGGGTCACCGAGCCGATTCCGGGACGTGATCGACCAGCCAGGCTCGTTCGGCGATGATCGAGAGACCATCCAGTTCCGCTTCCAGTTTGACGAGCCCGAACCGATTACTGACGAGGGTGACGACCTCCTCGCTGCCCTCGATAATGACCTCGATGCGGGCAACATCGACGTCCGGGTCGAAGGGCGTGGCCCGATTCAGGCGAGCTCGGAGGTGACGGTCTGATGGCGAGTCGCGGTTCGGAATTTGAGACCTCACCCGCCGAGGGGACAGAGGAGGATCGGCTGGTTCGCTACGGGACGAGTATGTTCGGTGGCCGCCCGACGTTCACACTCGTCCGACGAGAGACAGACGGCGGCGGAGAGTGGACGCTGCATGAACTACTCCCTCGCGAACAGGCTGAAGCCCGCCGTGATCGCCTGGAGCGGGATGGTCGTTCGCTGAGTATCACACCAGTCGAGGATCTCGTCTCGGACATTGCTGGGGACGACCTCCTATCCAAGCTCGATGGTTGGACGTGGGATGAGTGGGCCGGCGCAAAGGTCGCACGGCTTGACCCGACCCGCGTCCGTGCGCTCCAGGACGTCGTCCGGGAGGCGATTGAAGGCACGCCAGGAGATTCATCAGAAGTTCTCACTGGCGGGGCTGGGTTCGTGTTCCTACCCGAAACGGCAGGCGTCCGGCTTGCTGTTGCCTTCCGTGGCGTGAAGCCGATCCAACGTATCGACCGGATGCGGTCGCTGGCTCGCGGCGTTGCACGGATGAGCGATGAGGAGTGTTACTACTGGTACGCAAAGTGTCGGTCTCCATCGAGTCCGAACGGCGAGAAGGCCCTTCGAGTGTTGCTGACGGACCACATCGAGTGATCTAACTATGAGTCAAAACCCCGAAAGCCAGGACAGTGATTCGGAGCTGAAGCGTGTCGCAATTGAGGGGAACCTTCCCCTGAAGGCGGTTGGCATCGAGAATCTGAAAGAGGCTAACCCCTACTTTATGCCGCCTCATCGGTATCTTCACCCGTGGTTTGCACGTCGTCCAACTCCAGCTTCTAGACTGGCTATCCTTGCCTCCATACTTCCTCCAGAGGTGGACGCCAACACGCTGCTGGATTGGATGCAGATCAAGCCTCGTGACGAAATCGATGTCGATATTGAGGAATACGTGGCAGAAAAGAAGCGTACTGAAGATGATCGGGATGGAAACTTAGAAGACCACTACGGATATCCTCGCCCGTACACTCGGACACCGACTACAGATGAGAAAGCGGAGATGCACGAGTTGCTTCGGGAGCATTGGGACGGAGAGCTACCTACTGTCTTAGACCCGACTGCCGGTGGGGGCGTTATTCCGTTTGAATCTCTGCGCTATGGCCTACCGACAGCAGCGAACGAACTCAACCCTGTCCCGACTGTGATGCTTAAGGTCCTCCTTGAGTATGCTCCCAGCGTTGGTTCTCTCCAGAGCGAACTCAACCAGTGGGCCGACCGAATAGATGAACTTGCTAGCGAGGAGCTTGAACCATATTTCCCGAGTGATGGTGAACGGCAGACACCTTCCCACTATGCGTGTACTTACGCAGTTGATTGTCCGGAATGTGGCTGTGATATCCCGATAACGAAGAAGTGGTGGCTTCAGAAGCAATCCTCATCGAAAGGTGTCGCAGCACGCCCTTCTGTGTCTAATGATGGTACCGAGATTGAGTACGAGGTTGTTAGACTCCCCGATGACGTTGAAAAGTCTGAATACAACCCCCAAGATGGGCCTCATACTCGGAGTGGAGCCGAATGTCTCAACTGCGGTATCGTAATGGAATCCGACACCATTCAAGACCGGATCCGTAATTACGAGTTCGAGTATGAAATCTACGGCGTGAAATATGAGAAATCGAGTGGGGGGACTGCCTGGAGAGCGCCTATTCCGGAAGATAATGAGGCCCAATCAAAAGCGGCAGATCGAATTGAAGCTGATTTTGAGCTTAGCTCGCTTCTGGATGTACCGCGCTATATTGGTGACGAAGACCGTGCAGGACCATATGGCGTCACTAAGTGGCGGGATGCATTCACACCAAGACAGCTGGTAACTCAATATGAGTATCTCCAAGCTTACAAACAGTGCCAAGCTGAGATCTTCGAACAGTACAGTAAGCAAAAAGCAGAGGGAATACTGGCTGTATTAGCGTTAGTGGCCGGAAAGACTGTAGATAGAAATGTTCGTTTTGCGCCTTTGGACATCAGTAATGGCCTCCTCGGAAATTCCCTCGGTGGTAAACACTTCACACTCCAGTGGTCGTTTGTCGAAAACAACCCTTCGGCAGGGAATCAGAGCTATCAGGATACTGTTGATCGAGTTAGGGACTCTTACGAAGAAATCGCCGATTATCTCCGTGATGAAGATGCGGAAAACGTCCACGTCTCACAAAGAGATGCTGCCGATCTATCGTTTGAGTCAGATTCCATCCAAGCCATCGTAATTGATCCCCCTTACTACGATAGCATCATCTATTCTGAGATGTCCGATATGAGCTATGTTTGGCTCAAAGAATATCTCCAAGATATCTATCCAGACATCTTCTCTGACGACCTTACTGACAAAAGCCAAGAGGCGGTTGCTAATGTGGCCGAATACGAGGAAGTCGCTTCGGATTCCAAATCTAAGTCCGAATTAGCTGCCGAGGACTACGAGAACAAGATGGCGGAGATTTTCCAAGAACTCTACCGTGTTCTCGAGCCCGGCGGTGTGATGACTGTCATGTTCACCCATAAAGAATCCAGTGCATGGGATACCCTCACAAAGTCGCTGATTCGATCTGGGTTCACCATCACATCAACCCACCCAATCACCAGCGAGATGCCCCAGCGGACCGACACCCGTGGTGGCGGTTCAGCTGACAGTACTCTGCTGCTCACAGGGAGAAAACCGCACGATAGTAAGACGGAATCTGAAGCGGTACCAACCCTGTGGAGCGATGTCCGTGCTGAGACCCGTGAAGTAGCGAAAGAGGCAGCGAGAGACCTGCTTGATGCTGGCCTCTCTCTGACGAAAACAGACGTCATCATTTCGGCGTTCGGGCCGACACTGCAAGTTTACGCAGATGCCTATCCTGTCGTCGACGACCAGGATAATGAGATTCCTCCACGGCGAGCTTTAGAAGAAGCACGCGAGGCCGTAACGCGAGTCCTCGTCGAGGAATATCTTGAAGGCGAGCGACTAGACGACTTGGATGACATCACAGAGTGGTATATCCTCTCCTGGCTGGTTCACGAATCCGATACCTTCCATTACGATGACGGCCATCAGCTGGGGCTCGGTATTGGCGTCGACATTGACGATATTAAGCGCTCTACGAAAATTTGGGGGAAGAAACGTGGGGATATTCAGCTGAAAACTCATGAGGACCGCGTCCAAGATATCACACTGCCCCCCGAAGAGAGATCTAACCGGACGCCCGTCGATCCTGAAGCGCTGTCCTACACGATCGCCCTCGATGCGGTTCACGCCGCTATGCACGTCTACGAGAAACAGGGCGAGGACGTCGCGATCGATTGGCTCAAAGAACGCAACTTCGACACAGACGCGGGCTTCAAGGCAACACTGAAAGCTCTCCTGCAAGTTCTTCCCCAGAGGAGTTCGGAATGGGAAGCCGCTCGTGACCTCGCCTTAGGTCGGACCCACGACGCACTTGGTCTCGAATTCACCCCCACTGATTTCACTGACGTCTCAGAAGACAGGGCCGAACAGACCGAACTCGGTGACCATGCCTAACTCGAAACTCCTCTAGTATGACTAATCTACGTGACCGCGAGTGGCAGTCCATCTACGAGAGCAAACCCGAGCAGGGACGCGCCCATCTCGTCAAGGACTTCTACGAGCCCGCATTGGAACGCAGCCAGCAATACGACCGGATTGCGGGCTACTTCTCCAGTACGGCACTCGCGGCTGCTGCCAACGGCATTCACGCCCTCGTCGAGAATGATGGTGAAATGCGTCTCATCGTCGGCACCGAACTCTACGAGTCAGACCGTCCGGTTCTAGAGACGCTCACCGACCGCCTCGAGGAAAACCTCGAGGACCTCGATGACGAACGCCTGGATGCGAATCTCCGTATTCTCGCGCGTCTCCTCCGCGAGGGACGGATCCACATCAAGGTCGCCTATCCACGCTCTCCCTCTCACGATTGGGAGATCTTCCATCCGAAAGTTGGACTCTTCCACGATAGCGACGGAAACACGATTTCGTTCGAGGGCAGCGTCAACGAGACGGTCGGCGGCTGGGCTCGCAACTATGAGCGGTTCAAAGTTCATCGGTCGTGGGTTCCTGAACAGGCGGACTACGTCGCCGGCGATGAGGAGACCTTCGAGCGATTGTGGAGTGATGAACATCCCTTCGTCGAAGTGTATGACCTCCCCGAGGCGATCGAAGAGGACATCATCGACTGGAAAGCCCCAGACACCGAGAGCGATCTCCAGGAAGCGATTCAGATCGCGAACGGTACAGCTCCGCCGACGGAGCGCGACAAAGCGAACATCATTCAGGATGGACCGCTCTCGCCCGGTGGGCTCGCACTGGCCGAGGAGGCGAGCACGATCACGCCGTGGCCGCATCAACGAGTTGTCTCGGACACACTCGTCAATACGTATCCACAGAGCTTCTTGCTGTGTGACGAGGTGGGACTCGGGAAGACGATCGAGGCCGGTCTTACACTCTCCCGGCTCGGACTCACCGGCGAGCTGGAAACCGGGTTGTTGCTGGTTCCGGCGAGTCTGCAGCGGCAGTGGCAGGAAGAGCTCTGGGAGAAGTTCAACATCAACGCCGTCCGATTCGACCGGGATACAGCGGGCGATCACGTATTCCGGGACGTCCGCGGTCGCGACCACTATCCACCATCGGCAACGGACCTCGACCTCACTGGGGAGCGCGAATGGGCGGACAGCCCCATCTGGCGGTTCCTCTACGAACAGCAGTCGACTGATGCCGATGCATCGTCGCCGCTGGATGGGCCGACGGTCGTCATTATGTCCTGGCACACGGCTCGTCTCGACGACCGGTGGGATCAGGTCGCTCCCTTAGACCGGGTATCCGACCGGTCTCGGGACGTCATCCCGGCAAGCTGTCGCGGACGCGACCACGATACGGAAGACCGGATGGGCGTGTGGGACGCCGTCATCGTCGACGAGGCGCACAACGCCCGGCGTGGCAGTAATTTCTACGCTCTTCTCGAACAGCTTCGCGATTATACGCACGCCTACTACCTCTTGACGGCTACCCCGATGCAATTGCACTCTGGCGAACTCTACGATTTGATGCAGTTGCTGGATCTTCCGGGTGGTTGGGATAACCGGGATACCTTCATGGAGTTCTTCGAAACCCGAGACGGGCTGTCGCAGGCCCTCAACGAGGTTCTCGACAACCCTAGTTCAGAGTCCGACGAAGCGGAGGCTTCCTGGGACACGCAAGCCACGCTCGATGGACTGGAACACCAAGACCGGCTCCCGACGGACCGACCATTCTCCTCAAAAGTCTTCCAGCACCTTGCAGACGAACTCGAGATCAATGAGGACAGACAGGACCGTGCCATTGCCAAAGAGCGTGTGCTGACCGCGTGCCGGCTCGCACGAGCCTATGGAGACGCCTACGACGGCTATCTCGACCATGTCGACGATGCGATGGCAGATTATGACATCGACCGCTTCGAGGCGAGCGAGGATACGAAACTCAAACGACTCCTCTATCCTGAAGACGCCGACGAGTGGTTGATGGCGTCCCGCAGCGACCGACAGGACGCACTTGACGAACTTTCCCCGGGCGGTTGGCGAGTCATCCGCTATGTTCTCGCAGAGTCCACGCCCGTCGACGCGCTCATCCATCGGAATACACGGGATACACTCCGGAAGTACGAGGCGGTCGGACTCCTCGATACGACCGTTCCGAACCGGAATCCCGAACAACGGAAAATCGAACTCACCGAGGAGACACGCGCGGTCTACGACCAGATCGACGAGTACACACGTGAGTTCTACAAGCGAGCCCAACAGACTGACGAAGCCCAAACACGCGCCATCGGGTTCGTGATGACCACGTACCGGCAGCGACTCACGTCGAGTGTCTATGCGATCAGCCAGAGCCTGAAACACCGGCTTGAGACACTCCGGGCGCAACGAACCGTGCTCGCCGGTCGGGAGCGCGCTCGTGACCGGGACTATGGTGATGCGGAGCAGGTCGTCCTCGAAACGTTACAAAATGCGGACCTTGACGACGGGGACGTTCTGGATGAACTCGACGCTAGTAGCGACGACCTGGACCTCTCTGAACTCATCCCGAGCGTGACTGAAGAGGGGAAACAGCTTATCGAGGAAGAAATCGAGGCCCTGGAAGCGTTCGTCAACGACTTAGACTTGGTTGATACTGACCCGAAGATTCAGCAGCTGTACAACGACCTCGACGAGCTGGACCGGGCTGGTCACAACCGGGTGATTGTCTTCACGCAGTACGCGGACACAATGGACTTCATCCGGGACAGTCTCGCGGACCTTCTTGGAGCAACAATCGCGACGTACTCCGGTCGTGGCGGCGAGCTGTACGACCCCGATTCTGAAACGTGGGAACACGTCGGGAAAGAGCGCGTGAAGCGTGAATTCTCACGTGATGATGGGCAGGTCGATATCCTCGTCTGTACCGACTCCGCGAGTGAGGGGCTAAACCTCCAAGAGTGTGGGGCGCTCATCAACTACGACCTGCCGTGGAACCCGATGCGGGTTGAACAGCGTATCGGTCGGATTGACCGTATCGGCCAACGATTCGACGAGATTCGCATTCTCAACTACAGCTACGAGGATACGGTTGAGACGGACATCTACGATCGCCTTGACGACCGGATTGGCCTCTTCGAAAACGTCGTCGGTGAGATGCAACCCATACTCTCCGGCGTCAGCCAACAGATTCGAGATGCGACCTTGAACGCCGACAGCGCTGACGACCAGTCTGCGGTCGAATCAGCTGACCGCGAGTTCTCTGAAGAACTCGAAGAACGCGATCAGGGCGACCGCGTCGATGTCGGAGAGTCACTCGAGGACGTCGACGACCTCGTCGCTCAGGATGTCGTCGACGAAGCAAAACTCGATGCGTGGCAGTCCTACAGTCACCCGGATCTCGTCGACGTCGGCGAGGAGGAGTACGAGTATCAACCCCCGTTCGAGACACCGAGTCTTCAGTCAGTGTTGGTCGATAACGACGCTCTTGCCGAGGCCGGTGTCGAATTCACCCCGGTTCACGAGATTGACTTCGAGTACGATGACGGGGACTTCGACTTTGCGGACAGTACATATCGCCTCTCAGTAGGTGACGCACCGATTGAGGTCCCAGCCGGGGATGGGGAACAGACGATTGCACAGGCTATTGCGACTGCTGATGATGAAGTCGCGGTGACGTTCTCGGCTGTGTGTGCTGACGAGTTCCCATCGGTTCAGCATCTTGCACCAGGTCATCCACTTCTAGGACAGCTCCTCACAGTACTGCAGGATGTGAGTGAGGATACGTCGCGACTCCAACAGCGAATCGTGACTCGACCCGATCAAGAACAAGAGCCAGTCGTGTGTGCGTGGGGGCGGGACGGCGTGTTTACCCGGATTGCAGGCGATGGGACTGTGACTGAAAATGGACCGATGGATTCCCTTCCGACGTGGTGTGATCAATTCCTCAATAACCGAGAGAAGTCAACAAAGCAGCCACAGTAGCTGGGTAGTTTTGTAAGCATGGACTTCCCAGATGAACCAATAGATGCCAAATACTGCTCTTGAAGCAAATCTCCGCGCTATCGGGGACGGTGCGAGACTGGAACAGTTAGCTGTTGACTTGCTTGGTCGAGAAGGATACGATGTCGATCCAACTGGCGTGAGGGGTCCGGATGGTGGGAGAGATGCTCTTCTTGAGCGTTCGGGAAAATCTGGCGTGCTCCACTGTAGCGTGACCTCGAGTAGTATCGAGGAGAAGATCCGTTCAGATGCAAATTCAGCTGCTGACTACCCGGAGGAGTTCGATTTCTTCATATTTGCTACCACCACGGAGATTGCCGGGGTCAAACGGGACCGATTAGAGAATGAATTGGCGGATACGTACGGCTGGCGCGTCCACATCAAGGATTTTGCCCGATTGAGAAAAGACCTGATGGATGTCGACAACCACGATCTCGCCCAAGAACATCTCCATGTTGACCCTCAGAATGCTCTCGACGATCCAGAACAGGATATCGACGAATTATATGAAGCTCAGATTGACCGATTACGGGATCGACAGCCACGCCACGGCGAACTAATAGATGAAGAACCGATTGTGGCGGTCCATGTCATTCCCGTTGAGTCGGTTTCGAATCCTCCTGGAATGATCGCAACCGATCTCCCTGACCCACCAAAATTCCGGTCACGGTCGGCTGGATCAGAAGGTTTCGGTGATTTCGCAATTACAGCACCGTATACGGAGCTGTCTGAAGGAAAATTTTCCGAGTACGTCTGTTTAGACGGTAATGGGTGGGTAGAAGCTGTAACAACCAAGCTGACTATGGAGCGGAACGGGAGGCACGGGATAGCGTGGTTCATCGATAAAGAGATCGTCTCTCTAATGGATCGACTCCGAGAAATGTACCATACTGCGGACATCTATCCGCCGTTGTACGTATATATCACGATAATCGATGGAGCGAACTATCCGATTGAAAAACCACAACGAGTTGTCGGACCAGATACCACCCGTCCGATCAACGAGAATGTCTTCCAATTGAAGCGGGTGAAGATTGAAGATTTAGACTCTAACATCGCGTTGGCCCTCCGCGAACCACTCTATCAACTCTGGAACCGTATTGGCTGGCGAAACGGCTCGATACACTATTCGAAAAATGAGGATGGTTCTATTGAGTGGGAGCCATATGAATCATAAACGGGTATGTTGAACCGCGCATCCGTACAAATTCAGTAGAAGAGAAAACGGCTCTATTCTGGTTGTTCTTCGTCAAAACCGAAGATCTGTGATTTTGCGTGCGTTTCTCCTCTGATGGCTTTTTGCGCTGCTGCAACGGCATCCTGTAGATTACTGTCCCCCTTCAAATGCGAGACCGCCTCTTCCGGAGTCGCCACACCAATTCGATACTTCGCACTGTTCACGTACGAATTGAGTGTCCGAGCCTTCATAATAGAGAATAATAGCTTCTTGCTCAGGGCTTCAAAGTCGATATCCATAATTTGCACCCCAAATCGGGAGTGAATCCCGTGGATCAGGTCATTTCTGTACTTCCACGCTTCACGAATCACCTCTTCTTCTTTCGAGGTAAGCAGTGGCGCGATATTGTTGATTTTATTTGAGAATCCGCAGTGCATATACGACTTCTTGATTTCGTTGTCGTTACCTTGTTCCAGGTGGTATCGGTTTACTAGCTCGACAATTTCTTCGTCGACAATTGAGTACGCTACAAACAGCGGTGCGTACACCGTTTCGTAGAACTCGCCCTGTTGAAACGCATCTGAATCGTCGTTCCAGGACTTATGCCACTCTTCGATTTCACCGCTCTTCGCGAGGAGATTCAATATCGCTGCAAACAACCTTGGTGCAATATCTGCTGGGCTGTCCCCGACTCCTCGAGCAGAGGGCTCAGAATCGAGGATGGGGAGACTCATTTCGTCCTGATAGGTGATATTCAGAGTGCGCTCCATCCCCGGTGACAACCGATACACAGGAAGATATTCATCTGATCCGTATAGCGAGCCCACTTGCTCCATTCCGAATTCCTCCTCTACCCGTCCGAAATTAAGCAATATCTGGACTTTCTGTCCGTCATCGAGGGTCGGAAGCTTGGTGAGGGTAGGAATTACTTCGTCGACATTCCGATACCCAGAGCCAAGATATCTGTATTCCCACCGATTCGTACCCTCATCGTTTGTCACATACCGTATGACGTACTCTGTCTCATCATCACAGATATCTGAATGGGGGACGCGACCGTGTCGGATACCTTCTACGTAGCGTATATCATATCCATCATTGTCCTGTTTGTACTCAATGTCCATCGTACTCTGCAAATCTATAGTGTAAAAGGGATATATAAGCACCCGCTGCGTCCTTCCTGTGATCTCTGCTCTCGATAGACGTCGGAAGGGTGTGCGGTGACCGGGTTACCGTTCC is a window of Halobellus limi DNA encoding:
- a CDS encoding DUF7680 family protein — translated: MASRGSEFETSPAEGTEEDRLVRYGTSMFGGRPTFTLVRRETDGGGEWTLHELLPREQAEARRDRLERDGRSLSITPVEDLVSDIAGDDLLSKLDGWTWDEWAGAKVARLDPTRVRALQDVVREAIEGTPGDSSEVLTGGAGFVFLPETAGVRLAVAFRGVKPIQRIDRMRSLARGVARMSDEECYYWYAKCRSPSSPNGEKALRVLLTDHIE
- a CDS encoding DUF1156 domain-containing protein; this translates as MSQNPESQDSDSELKRVAIEGNLPLKAVGIENLKEANPYFMPPHRYLHPWFARRPTPASRLAILASILPPEVDANTLLDWMQIKPRDEIDVDIEEYVAEKKRTEDDRDGNLEDHYGYPRPYTRTPTTDEKAEMHELLREHWDGELPTVLDPTAGGGVIPFESLRYGLPTAANELNPVPTVMLKVLLEYAPSVGSLQSELNQWADRIDELASEELEPYFPSDGERQTPSHYACTYAVDCPECGCDIPITKKWWLQKQSSSKGVAARPSVSNDGTEIEYEVVRLPDDVEKSEYNPQDGPHTRSGAECLNCGIVMESDTIQDRIRNYEFEYEIYGVKYEKSSGGTAWRAPIPEDNEAQSKAADRIEADFELSSLLDVPRYIGDEDRAGPYGVTKWRDAFTPRQLVTQYEYLQAYKQCQAEIFEQYSKQKAEGILAVLALVAGKTVDRNVRFAPLDISNGLLGNSLGGKHFTLQWSFVENNPSAGNQSYQDTVDRVRDSYEEIADYLRDEDAENVHVSQRDAADLSFESDSIQAIVIDPPYYDSIIYSEMSDMSYVWLKEYLQDIYPDIFSDDLTDKSQEAVANVAEYEEVASDSKSKSELAAEDYENKMAEIFQELYRVLEPGGVMTVMFTHKESSAWDTLTKSLIRSGFTITSTHPITSEMPQRTDTRGGGSADSTLLLTGRKPHDSKTESEAVPTLWSDVRAETREVAKEAARDLLDAGLSLTKTDVIISAFGPTLQVYADAYPVVDDQDNEIPPRRALEEAREAVTRVLVEEYLEGERLDDLDDITEWYILSWLVHESDTFHYDDGHQLGLGIGVDIDDIKRSTKIWGKKRGDIQLKTHEDRVQDITLPPEERSNRTPVDPEALSYTIALDAVHAAMHVYEKQGEDVAIDWLKERNFDTDAGFKATLKALLQVLPQRSSEWEAARDLALGRTHDALGLEFTPTDFTDVSEDRAEQTELGDHA
- a CDS encoding helicase-related protein produces the protein MTNLRDREWQSIYESKPEQGRAHLVKDFYEPALERSQQYDRIAGYFSSTALAAAANGIHALVENDGEMRLIVGTELYESDRPVLETLTDRLEENLEDLDDERLDANLRILARLLREGRIHIKVAYPRSPSHDWEIFHPKVGLFHDSDGNTISFEGSVNETVGGWARNYERFKVHRSWVPEQADYVAGDEETFERLWSDEHPFVEVYDLPEAIEEDIIDWKAPDTESDLQEAIQIANGTAPPTERDKANIIQDGPLSPGGLALAEEASTITPWPHQRVVSDTLVNTYPQSFLLCDEVGLGKTIEAGLTLSRLGLTGELETGLLLVPASLQRQWQEELWEKFNINAVRFDRDTAGDHVFRDVRGRDHYPPSATDLDLTGEREWADSPIWRFLYEQQSTDADASSPLDGPTVVIMSWHTARLDDRWDQVAPLDRVSDRSRDVIPASCRGRDHDTEDRMGVWDAVIVDEAHNARRGSNFYALLEQLRDYTHAYYLLTATPMQLHSGELYDLMQLLDLPGGWDNRDTFMEFFETRDGLSQALNEVLDNPSSESDEAEASWDTQATLDGLEHQDRLPTDRPFSSKVFQHLADELEINEDRQDRAIAKERVLTACRLARAYGDAYDGYLDHVDDAMADYDIDRFEASEDTKLKRLLYPEDADEWLMASRSDRQDALDELSPGGWRVIRYVLAESTPVDALIHRNTRDTLRKYEAVGLLDTTVPNRNPEQRKIELTEETRAVYDQIDEYTREFYKRAQQTDEAQTRAIGFVMTTYRQRLTSSVYAISQSLKHRLETLRAQRTVLAGRERARDRDYGDAEQVVLETLQNADLDDGDVLDELDASSDDLDLSELIPSVTEEGKQLIEEEIEALEAFVNDLDLVDTDPKIQQLYNDLDELDRAGHNRVIVFTQYADTMDFIRDSLADLLGATIATYSGRGGELYDPDSETWEHVGKERVKREFSRDDGQVDILVCTDSASEGLNLQECGALINYDLPWNPMRVEQRIGRIDRIGQRFDEIRILNYSYEDTVETDIYDRLDDRIGLFENVVGEMQPILSGVSQQIRDATLNADSADDQSAVESADREFSEELEERDQGDRVDVGESLEDVDDLVAQDVVDEAKLDAWQSYSHPDLVDVGEEEYEYQPPFETPSLQSVLVDNDALAEAGVEFTPVHEIDFEYDDGDFDFADSTYRLSVGDAPIEVPAGDGEQTIAQAIATADDEVAVTFSAVCADEFPSVQHLAPGHPLLGQLLTVLQDVSEDTSRLQQRIVTRPDQEQEPVVCAWGRDGVFTRIAGDGTVTENGPMDSLPTWCDQFLNNREKSTKQPQ
- a CDS encoding PDDEXK family nuclease; this encodes MPNTALEANLRAIGDGARLEQLAVDLLGREGYDVDPTGVRGPDGGRDALLERSGKSGVLHCSVTSSSIEEKIRSDANSAADYPEEFDFFIFATTTEIAGVKRDRLENELADTYGWRVHIKDFARLRKDLMDVDNHDLAQEHLHVDPQNALDDPEQDIDELYEAQIDRLRDRQPRHGELIDEEPIVAVHVIPVESVSNPPGMIATDLPDPPKFRSRSAGSEGFGDFAITAPYTELSEGKFSEYVCLDGNGWVEAVTTKLTMERNGRHGIAWFIDKEIVSLMDRLREMYHTADIYPPLYVYITIIDGANYPIEKPQRVVGPDTTRPINENVFQLKRVKIEDLDSNIALALREPLYQLWNRIGWRNGSIHYSKNEDGSIEWEPYES